ACTGTATATGGCTGGATTGCGCAGGGAAACAGAtggttattaattttttttaacacccCGTAATCGGGGGTCACTCCCCAAAGGATACGCTTTTCTTCTGCATGGTGATTGTCTGGTGGCTGGGGGGCGTTCCCATGACGCGCCCATCCTCCATATATACCGCGGAGCGTGAGCTTCCCCATCATCAGAGCTCCGAAACTCCAGGGAAGTGCGCCACTCAACCGCCAGTATGACTCCCAGTATCGCTTTTGCAGCATCCCAGCCGTACTATCCACGGCTAACGGTGGCCGAAAGAAAAGAAGCCAATGAAACGAGAAAGGTGAGGCCCGTTCCATTTATTAAAGATTGCGTCCAAATGAActgttttattatatctttctaTTATCATGAAATGCTTGTCAGCGACATAAAATCGTTTGTTTTACTTAACATTTCAGACTTTGAAACCTTTAATGGAAAAGAGAAGGCGAGCACGAATAAACGAAAGCCTCAACCAGCTGAAGAACCTCATCGTACCTCTGATCGGCAAAGATGTAAGTCCCTTTATACCTATAGCCGGAAAATGAACGGAATACAATTTATTCACTGTGAGTGACTTATATAAAACGATTTCATTTACTCCTGTGTCTGACTATTCtctaaaatatgtattttttcagaattctCGGTACTCTAAGCTTGAGAAAGCTGATATCCTGGACATGACTGTAAGGTTTCTCAGAGACCTTCCATCCGCACCAGTTAAAAGTGAGTATCCTGTCATTTCTGATTGGTAGACTATACATTGTTATTCATATgcattatatttattacatgatggGCGAAATAGGAactgaaatatttcatttaattaccAGATCGATCGGACAGTTACAAAGAAGGGTACGAGGCATGTCTTCAGCGCGTGTCGACCATGCTCCCCAAAACCAACCTGCTGGACAAGGACACCTACACGCGCGTGAACGGCTACCTCCGGCAGTCACTCTCGGCAGCAGTCGCACCTCCTTGCCAGAACTGCAGAGACAACAACGCCGGCTTGTTGCCTCAGATGGACCGGAGAAATCCGACCTGTACGCCCATTACCACGCCGAGACCGAGCAGCACCAATTCACATATACGGGCCGTTTCACAGAACCTCAGTGCGAACATGTGGAGACCATGGTAGATTTATGCCTAACTGTcaatatattttgtaaaaatatttttgtttgggAGATCGTACGTACATGCGCacattaagtgtcaaaagaacaTGAATAATTCCCCAGTATATGTTACATTTGGATTGAGTtctatatttaattatattacgCTTGGCTACTGTTAACGGTCAAGGTTTTAAACAGTTACACTGTAATTACATTTTGAATATTCTGTACTGGTAATTTCAATGAACTATTTGAATTTAGTCCTCTTTGGGGGTTAAATGAATATGAGTTATAAACAAACTCTTGTAAAACCCAAAGGGTTATTTGTAGTATGTGATTTACACAACTAATATGCAGAGATGCAATATGTAAATACgttgttattattttaattgaCTTTGGAAGTTATCCTTTTATTCAAATAATACAATGCAtgtcatttgtttaataaaaaacatCGACTTAAAGTTTCTTGCTATTTTGTTAATGATCCTACATGATTTTTCAAATTTCTCCGTCGGACTTGTTATTTAGgaactaaataaatacaaaatgcaAATTTCAGGGCTGTCACGCGGCTAAAAAAAAAGATCATACCCACTGACGAAGGAATCGTCAGCGACTGTTACTTTTAACAACAGCTCACCGATCCATGCAGTTTATAAGAACAATAGAGAAAATGCTACCGTTATTCCCGTGACCAGAATTTTGAAGCCATTGGACGGGGTACCCTGGTCGTGGCGTGGGATCACAGGTCATTTAAGTGTCGGTCATTTACGGTGCACTTTCTGACATTTTCACATATAATGTTTTACTGAAACAAATCAACAGTcacaaattaattaaatttagtgtttttttattcttctcGCGTAATAATGAATGTCCCAGTTCtgttctgtggggaaaaatacaGCACACGAAAAAGGTAGGTTGAGCTTTCGTGAAGCCTACCTAATAATTTGATTACATGTTTCTTAtcataataaaatgtttttgaattaaTTAGCCTAAATATAAGTAcgttatggggcggcatggtggtgcagtggttagcactgtcgcctcacacctctgggacccgggctcaagtctccgcctgggtcacatgtgtgcggagtttgcatgttctccccatgtcgtcgtggggtttcctccgggtactccggtttccccccacagtccaaaaacatgctgaggctaattggagttgctgaattgcccgtaggtgtgcatgtgtgagtgaatggtgtgtgagtgtgccctgcgatgggctggccccccatcctgggttgttccctgcctcgtgcccattgattccgggataggctccggaccccccgcgaccctataggataagcggtttggaaaatggatggatggatggataagtacGTTATATGTCATTTGTTCCACACGGTAACCAGTTTTCGGTGTTCCCACTTTTATTTAGAAAGTTTTGACAAGCGAGGGTAATAGGTCTATAATACACCGTATTGCTCCTCGACTATACCGAGAATTGAATGTCGTGGTCGTTGCTGCCATGTAGTGGTCATTTTGGAAATTGCATGTTATATTGTGATGGCACGCGATGTTCTGGGATTTTTGGGTCAAGCGGAAGTCAAAAAGATCTAAAGAGCATAACTATAGCCGGGTAACTTAGGAGAATGTCGCATTTCAATTTCTATTGTACGCTACAAAAACTTTTGCGACGAATTAGAAAAAGCTTTTATCTAACttaaaatatattatatttattacactGTTCCAGTGTTCCTCGAGTCAATAGAAACCGAAACCATCAATAATTCAACGGCACATCTAAATAAGTAAAACGGctcgaaatgttttttttttttttttttgcaattgtatataaattaaaaatacattatacTCAATGATAAACACGTAATTTAAATGTATGACAATAGGGGAGAGATGTAAAAGGTAGTGGATAATAACCATATTTATCCCTGTAAGACCTTTCGTGGGAGCAGCCTAACTCATTGCAGCATCGCGCCTCGTCAGGGACGCTCCGCTCTCTCTTCCGTCTCTGCACCGGGAGTCTCACTTGCGCCCATAATAGTCAAGGGAAGCTGATCATGTCTGTGCCCCGGTCGCCATCCGCAGCCTCTCCCATCCAGATATGCAGGTAACCCAAACGCAATTCACTTCAGTTTAGCCATTGATAATTTCTCATCACTATGGCATCTTAGATATAGTGTATCCAGCGCGTATTATACCGTTACATGATACAGGGGCACGTCAATCCGCGCCATAGCCAAGTGGATTTagatttttgctcccatttctgGACTAACTATACTTTGTACTTTAGATGGCCGCAAGGTTTTGTAATGACATATTAAGATATTCTTTTACGACAGTCGTATATCTTGTGaaaccctgattcattcataaTCCGCATGTTATGTGTAAAATGTGCTGAACCCGATAATGATGCCGGTTCCATGTAAGGTGCGGGGAAGGAAACAAGAGCATTTTAAGGTCATTGCCGGCAAATTAAAATCGAACCGCGAGTAATGCAATACGTTTAACTCAAAACATAATTTTGGTAACACAGAAAAGCTTTACTAGCTACATTTCACCTTTATTCCGAAAGGTATATAGTAGACATTATTTTAGGTTAGTAATAGACATGAGTGAAATAAGGGCGTATTTTGGCGGACTGTTtctcataaatatatatatacgtgtGTAATTTGGTTCTGCCTGTGTGGTTTTACGTATTTCGCCTACCATGTGTTAGCAGTGTAATTTATATCTGCAGTGTAATACTGATATCGCTTTTCGGCTGAGCATTATTCAGCAAAGCATTCTGGGTGTCTCTATGAAATCCCCCTACTGGCGAAGAAGAGAACTGCAGCATTGCCTTACTGCACAAAATATGCGGGGACATTAACAGTAATTAAACAATATTAAAGCTTTTCTCAAAAATAAGAGATCCGAGAAGCGCTCTTTGGTGTTTTCTTGCCTTTCGGGATCAGGTGACGAAGGGAAAATGTCACttaaatttatttattctgctgcttttttttttagctgaagATAGTTTGATTGGTTGTGAATAGAACCGTGTTTCAAAAGGGTTTAATCTTACTAGGAAACTGGAACTGGGTTTGTAACTGATTACTCCAGGCTTTCTGTAACCTGAAGCATTAAGTGAGTGGGACTGCCTATGTTACGGACATAGTCCACTTCACAGTGAGGCAATGAGTTTATGTTTGTCTGGCTTTACTTAAAATGAGATTCTACCGTTTTGGAGTTTATACAAAATTCTTGCACATCTATCAAGCACAAAGTGCAATTGGATACTGTCACGTACCTGCGGAATCCAAGAGGTATGATTACGCGCGCAGGCGAATAACATCCCTGTTACTAAGGGCTTAGGCAAATCTGCTGTTTATTCCAATAGTCGGGTATTAATATTCGTATATTGCATTACAAAGCATTTTCGAGAAAGGTTACATGTGTTTTGCAACTATTTTGCGGAATGCACGTACAgattcaaaattacaaaatgaaaCTTTAGACGGCTCGATGTTTTTAATTAAAGGGAGGATGCATTCTGTATCATTTTGTACTTATTAAGCGAAATGTTGTCTACATTGAAAGTTCTTGAACCaaataataaagagaaatataCCCAGACATTAAAATATAATTGTGAACTTCCCTAAATTTTGTAGTTTGTGATTACTGTTTGATGAGTGCTATTATATGGACGTAAAGTGAAGCCGTGAGCCGACTCCCACAATGCGGCCTCCGGCCGGCAACAGCTGCTGACGGCGGTCGTTTCAGATGGATCATGGTGCACTAGCGACTGCTGGCAATAAAAACAAGCATTCAGATAGGATAAGGATTATCATGCTTTGACATTTAAGAGTATGGATTTATATCGTGTATTAAACCGGAAATGCGCGTTTCTGTTGCTAGTGACATAGTGCCCTTGTTACGGCGATTGTTATGCTGCCAAACTTGATTTTCTCATCAGATGTTCTTGCTATCTTGCGTCCTAGTGTACGGctttaagaaaaacagaaagagcTGCCAGGTTCCAGGCCATTACACGCCACTCCTTGTTCAAAGGTAGAAATACTTTGGCAGCAAAATACTGATTATCTATGATATGTGTGCGCGTTACCGCGCTCAAGGTGTAGCTTAAGCATTCTGCTTGGCCTGTCTCACTTTTGACCTAATTTTGTGTAGTTTTCACGGTGTTTGAATTGCCCTGTGTGTCTTAAATCATATACAAAATTAGCTTTCATTTACACAAATCGCA
This genomic stretch from Brienomyrus brachyistius isolate T26 chromosome 6, BBRACH_0.4, whole genome shotgun sequence harbors:
- the LOC125744922 gene encoding transcription factor HES-2-like; this encodes MTPSIAFAASQPYYPRLTVAERKEANETRKTLKPLMEKRRRARINESLNQLKNLIVPLIGKDNSRYSKLEKADILDMTVRFLRDLPSAPVKNRSDSYKEGYEACLQRVSTMLPKTNLLDKDTYTRVNGYLRQSLSAAVAPPCQNCRDNNAGLLPQMDRRNPTCTPITTPRPSSTNSHIRAVSQNLSANMWRPW